The stretch of DNA CGTTTCCGCAGTACTTGGCTGAAAACATGAACAAACTGCCACTCACCCGGGCTGCGGCCGGAACGGTCACACTCCATGAAGCTTGCAAGTCGGCCCACACGGGAGTTGACCGCAATGGACCCCGTGAGGTATTGCGGCAATTGCCCGGGGTGGCGCCCAGGGAAATGAAGCATCATGGCATGGAAACAATTTGCTGCGGCAGTGGTGCCGACCGCTGGTTCCCGCAAAGCAGCGCCCGGCTTCGTAAAGACCGCCTTCAGGAAGCTGCCCAAACCGGAGCGGAGCGACTGGTTACGGTTTGTCACTATTGCAGCCAGGCTTTTGCGGCTGAAGAACCGCATTACGATTTCAGCATCACCAATTACGTCAATCTGGTAGCCGAGGCCATTGGCATCCGGCGTGACGATACGTTCAAGAAATATACGCTTTGGGGAAACCTGGATCGGATTTTAAAGGATGCGAATGAACGTATCGCAAAATCGCCTTTTGAAAGAGAACGCATCATTGAAGTGTTGCAAACCGTCTTTGTGGGATTGTAATCCTGTAATCAAATCATGAAATCGTTTTTTTTCGTAAAAAAGAATTTCAAACTGAACGGTTGAATATTATGATCTCTACCTTGATATCTTTCAGTGCGCTATATATCTCAGTGTTTACACTTCTTTTGGGGACTGGTTTTCTTGGGTTTTTTCTAAGTTTGCGCATGACGCTTCAGGGCTTTTCGGCGTTGTTAACCGGATGGATTATGGCTGCCTATTTTTTAGGAATGGTCCTGGGTTCTTTTTTCTGCCAGCGACTGATTCAAGGGGTAGGGCATATCCGTTCGTTTGCGGCATTTGCCGCTATCGCCACAACAACTGTCTTGCTTCATGGACTCTATGCCGATCCATGGTTCTGGTGGCTTTTGAGGTTATTGACCGGTATCACGACAATGGGGCTTTACATGGTCATCGAAAGCTGGCTGAATGAGTGTACGGAGCCTCAATTTCGAGGGCGTGTTTTTGCAATGTATATGTTGACGCTTTGTCTGGGAGTGGCTCTCGGACAGTTATTTCCAATTGTGAGCGATGTCCATAGTCAAGCGCCGTTTTTTGTTGTCGGTATCTTTTTCTCCATCTGTCTGGTGCCGATAGCCGTTACACGGACGATCTCTCCAAAAATTCCTGACGTAACAAGATTTAACCTCTTTGTGCTGCTGAAAAAAGCGCCGCTGGGCATGCTGGGATGTCTGAGCGCCGGCTTGATTAACGGTGCTTTTTACGCGATGGGACCGGTCTTTGGCAATCAAATCGGATTAACGGTTTCCCGAACGGCCGGGTTTATGGCAGTGACTATATTCGGCAGCCTTCTGTTCCAATGGCCGATAGGCATCATTTCAGATCGGTTTAATCGGGCGGTTGTTTTGTCTTTATTAAGCGTGCTTGCCGCACTCGGCGGTATGGGCATCATTATGCTGCCTGAAATACATTACGCCTTATTCCTTTTTCTTATGGTGCTTTACGGGGGGCTCATTTTTACGATCTATCCCGTCTCCGTAGCCAGAACGCATGATTTATTTGAGACAACGGATATTGTTCCGGTCAGTTCAGCCCTGCTGCTGAGTTACGGTATCGGCGCCAGCCTGGGACCCATTATCGCTTCCGGCATGATGACCCTGCTGAATAGCCCTTACGGATTGTTTGTGTTTTTTTCATTAACTGCCGGATTGTTTGCATTGTTCAGTTTTTATTTGGTCCACATGGAGAAGATTAAAGTCCTTCCCGTAAGTGCACAGGTCAAGTTTGCTCCCATGAAAAATTCATCTCCGGTCGCGTCGCAACTGGATCCTCGAACGGCAGTCGACAGGACCGATGGGGCCTTTTAATGTTTTTATTTGTCTATACTCATGAAGCGTTTACTTTTTATCGGTATTTTTCGGATGAAAGACACATCCGGGTCGGTTCTGGAAAAATCCAACAGTAGTGAATTGAAAATCGTGAAGCTTTCAGTCGAGCGGTTTTAAAATGGATTCATCGTCTAGATGCAGCCGCCGCTTGCCGACCGGCAATGCGGCCGAACACGATGCATTCGGGAAGGGCGCAACTGCCCAGGCGGCTGGCACCGTGTATACCCCCGCAAACCTCGCCGGCGGCAAAAAGGCCCGCAATGGGGCGGCCATCGAGGTCGAGGACCTGCGCATTTGAATTGATCTGCAGACCGCCGGGGGTGTAATGGACCTTGGGCCACAGCCGGATGGCATAAAAGGGGGGCGTGACAATCAATTGGGCCCCTTGGCCCAGAGGTTTGCCGAATTCGTCCTGCTTTCCTTCGGCAACCATTCGATTGTAACGCTCCATCGTTGCTTTCAGCTGCCGGACCGGCATTTGATAGGCCGATGCGAGGTCAAGCATATTCTCAAACCCTTTCACAACCCCCCGCTTCAGGGCGCGTGCCAGGCTATCGGATGCCCGTGCGGCTCCGCTGGCATCCACGATCCCCACACAGACATGACCGGCCTTGAACATGGCGTCGCACCGCCGCCTGCGATCCGCCCACTCATTGACGATCCGACCGCCGGTGGCCGGGTCGATCAGGATACCGGCCGGATACACGCTGTAGGATGCAAAACTGGCCCCGCGTCCATAGCCGGTTTCGTCGGCACACCCCCAAGGCCCCAGTTGTATCCAGGACAGATGGACCGCTGCGGCGTTTATTTTTAAGGCTGCAATTAATCCTTCCGCCGTGGCGCCCCGATGGTTGGTGGTACCGATGGATTCATCCAAAGCGGGATTCTGGCGGGTGCGGAAAGAAACGTCATTGCCGAAGCCGCCTGTGGCCAAAATAACGGCGCGTCTGGCGCGGATATGTTTAACAATGCCACTGTCTTTCGCGCCGAACCTGCCGCCGGATCGAATCCGTACGCCGGAGACCGCACCGCCTTTGTCGGTGATCAGGCGGACCAGCCGGCAGCGGGTGCGTATGTCGACACCCAATGCGTCCAACCGGGCCCGTTGCGCTCTGATGATATCCGCGCCGGAGTGGCTGCGCGTCGTGAGGCAGCGGGCAACCGAGTGACCCCCGAAACGGTCCAGGCGATCCTGATACCTGACCCCCAGATCGTTGATTGTCCAGTTTACGGCTTCTCCGGCCTTTTCGGCCACGATGCGGGCAAGGTGGGGATTATTGAGCCCCATGCCGGCAGCGAGCATGTCCTGATAAAGCAGTTCCGCTGAGTCCTTGATGCCTTGTTGTTTCTGCAAAGGGTTTCCCGGCGCGGCCAAACCGCCGTCGCTGATCCGGGTGTTGCCGCCGGTCACCTTCATCTGCTCGAGCACCAGGACGCTTGCCCCAGCTCGGCCGGCTTCGATGGCGGCAGACAGGCCGGCAGCACCGCTGCCGATGATGATTATATCCGTTGTTTCATCCCAGGCTGGCATACTGTCCAATCCTTAACGAAACGAAAATCTAATCCGGTTCTACTTGCGGGTGGCCATGGCGTAGGTGATCCGATCGATAACGATGGCCATGAATACGATGCACAGGCCGGCTTCAAATCCGCGGCCGATTTCGATCCGGTTAATAGCCAGCAGGACTTCGAAGCCGAGCCCCTTGGCGCCGATCATCGAGGCAATAACAACCATGGCCAGGGCCATCATGGTGGTTTGATTCACACCGACCATGATGGTCGGTCGCGCCAGAGGGAGCTGTACTTTAAACAGTATCTGCCAGTAACTGGATCCAAAAGCATGGGCGGCCTCCACCACGCTGGGCGACACTTCCCGGATACCGACATTGGTCAGTCGAATGACCGGCGGAACGGCGTAAACTATGGTGGCAAACAAGGCGGGCACCTTGCCCAGGCCGAAGAGCATCAGTGCCGGA from Desulfobacterales bacterium encodes:
- a CDS encoding flavocytochrome c is translated as MPAWDETTDIIIIGSGAAGLSAAIEAGRAGASVLVLEQMKVTGGNTRISDGGLAAPGNPLQKQQGIKDSAELLYQDMLAAGMGLNNPHLARIVAEKAGEAVNWTINDLGVRYQDRLDRFGGHSVARCLTTRSHSGADIIRAQRARLDALGVDIRTRCRLVRLITDKGGAVSGVRIRSGGRFGAKDSGIVKHIRARRAVILATGGFGNDVSFRTRQNPALDESIGTTNHRGATAEGLIAALKINAAAVHLSWIQLGPWGCADETGYGRGASFASYSVYPAGILIDPATGGRIVNEWADRRRRCDAMFKAGHVCVGIVDASGAARASDSLARALKRGVVKGFENMLDLASAYQMPVRQLKATMERYNRMVAEGKQDEFGKPLGQGAQLIVTPPFYAIRLWPKVHYTPGGLQINSNAQVLDLDGRPIAGLFAAGEVCGGIHGASRLGSCALPECIVFGRIAGRQAAAASRR
- a CDS encoding MFS transporter, with translation MISTLISFSALYISVFTLLLGTGFLGFFLSLRMTLQGFSALLTGWIMAAYFLGMVLGSFFCQRLIQGVGHIRSFAAFAAIATTTVLLHGLYADPWFWWLLRLLTGITTMGLYMVIESWLNECTEPQFRGRVFAMYMLTLCLGVALGQLFPIVSDVHSQAPFFVVGIFFSICLVPIAVTRTISPKIPDVTRFNLFVLLKKAPLGMLGCLSAGLINGAFYAMGPVFGNQIGLTVSRTAGFMAVTIFGSLLFQWPIGIISDRFNRAVVLSLLSVLAALGGMGIIMLPEIHYALFLFLMVLYGGLIFTIYPVSVARTHDLFETTDIVPVSSALLLSYGIGASLGPIIASGMMTLLNSPYGLFVFFSLTAGLFALFSFYLVHMEKIKVLPVSAQVKFAPMKNSSPVASQLDPRTAVDRTDGAF